DNA sequence from the Littorina saxatilis isolate snail1 linkage group LG9, US_GU_Lsax_2.0, whole genome shotgun sequence genome:
GCAGTAAGATAAGTTTACCAGGAGTAGCCCGCATGGAACGTACACTTCGGATTTATAAGGATTCACAGACGCTGTTCCAGTTCTCAAAACACAGGCGAAAACGAGAGACGGGAACTCAGAAATCTGGGCTGAAATCGTCTCTTCACGTAGTGACTGTTCCGAAAAACACTTGATACTGTGATttcatacttcttcttcttggcgttcgctggCGCAACACGCTCAGTCCAGCTCGGGAGATGAAGGTGTGATTTCATACAAATAGACATGTCTCACCCACAGTCATATTGTTGTTTAGATTACTGGAAAAGATGAGTTTCTGGACAAGAAGGAAGTGTGGATTGAAGGGAGAACATGAACTCATGTTCAATATAATCGTCATCTGTTTCTATCTGATAGGCTACTACAGATCTTTATATGTATGATAAGATGATTATATGTGTCTGGATGAGACAATGTTGCACGCTTACCTTTATATGCATAACAAAGGTACAGATTAATTGTTAGGATCCAACGGTTTGGAATTGAAAGCACTGGCGGGTATATTTATTACATTTTTtgcttattattatttcttttttcttttttttctcaaaaaatgtctctgtctttgtaaGATGACTTCTTTAATTCAAGAAAGCCCTTTTATAAAAACTTTTGCAGCTGCTCTTTTAAATGTGACGTCAAAAGTCTTCCCACTTCCCCCCGGTACAACTTTTGTCAGTGCTTTTAGGTCGAGGACTAGACAACTCGGTCCAGGGgacacaaaacacaagaaacCAAGGAGGGGAGAAAGAACTGAAGCAAAGTCTCCTAGCAGTGTCACTGTCACTTAACAGCCAGGCCTCCCCGTCAACAAAAAAGTCCGCCAGTTATCCCTCCCCCAAGAAGCGACACCCCGATGAATCTTTGACTGGTTGATCAAGGGCGGATGGTGACTCCAGAACACAGAAAAAGCTGGCTAGGCTGGCTGGGCTGGCTAGGTTGGCCCCGCACGGAACAGCTTGCTAGCTAGCAACTCAGCCGGCTAGCAAGCCAAAGCCAAGCCCTACATTGCAGcgagtgtgagagagtgtgttgTGCTCCGCATGAAGGGGGGATACGACAGGGTATAGCTGGCGTGCGAGGATGGAGGTGGTGGCAGGAGGaaggagaggagggagggagggaggggggtgtggCTGAGcgcctccccctcctctccccctcaCTCCCAGCCGTTGTCTTTGATCATGTGGGCCAGCTCGATGATGTACTTGCCCTCCTTGTACTTCTGGCTGGATTCGAACGCGTGCTCCTGGTGACACAGGGAAAGCAAGGTCACAAGTTAGCACCAGTAActtcattgtaactctggacttccacacaagcacacaaaacTTCATACAATTACAAGAGCCTTGAGAACAGCGCATGCTAACACATCTGAAAATGAGGCAATGTTCTTTGCACTCTCCCAAACCAACAATAAGGCATTAACCTTAGCTTCAAAAGTTGAAAGTCATCATAGCTAtacagtgatacctgtgatGTGTGGCCCCCATTGATGacaggacacctcccttaaaaggacacattctggggtccctttgtctattatctctaccaaaatctacctgtcatgacaggccacctgcaatgtatggACACTTTGAACTGGTCCCAAGGCtgtcctttcatggcaggtaccactgtaccaaactatacctgtcatgacaggccgcCTGCAATGTATGGACACTTTGAACTGGTCCCAAGGCtgtcctttcatggcaggtaccactgtaccaaactatacctgtcatgacaggccgcctgcaatgtagggacactttgaACTGGTCCCAAGGCtgtcctttcattgcaggtaccactgtaccaaactatacctgtcatgacaggccgcCTGCAATGTATGGACACTTTGAACTGGTCCCAAGGCtgtcctttcatggcaggtaccactgtaccaaactatacctgtcatgacaggccgcCTGCAATGTATGGACACTTTGAACTGGTCCCAAGGCtgtcctttcattgcaggtaccactgtaccaaactatacctgtcatgacaggccgcCTGCAATGTATGGACACTTTGAACTGGTCCCAAGGCtgtcctttcatggcaggtaccactgtaccaaaatctacctgtcatgacaggccacctgcaatgtatggACACTTTGAACTGGTCCCAAGGCtgtcctttcatggcaggtaccactgtaccaaactatacctgtcatgacaggccgcCTGCAATGTATGGACACTTTGAACTGGTCCCAAGGCtgtcctttcatggcaggtaccactgtaccaaTAATCTTGACTGCATTTAGTATTCAGACAGTTGGGGATTCCACTGCATGTAATAGATACATGATGCTGAATGGATCTGTCGTGGCAGCCTGTATTCTTGAGTCATATATTATCAGATGCAGTTCCCATGTCTGAATTTTACACTTTGAAATAGACGCAGAAAACTCGATGAACTGAATTATTTTTCTTGCATCAGGGCAAGTTTGTTCAGACAGAATTCAAAACAGaattataatttaaaaaaacataagaaaacaagaaaagaaaaattcaatataaaaaaagaaaacaagaaaaagacgtACATATTTCCAGCCTAACGTGGTCTTGCAGCATTCGCAATAAATGTCGGCAACAGCATGTAGGCCTGTGAGCAACACGCGCTCCTCTGCAGGGCCACAGCCAACATTCACACTGCAACAAACACAGTTACATTAACTGGGTGAAGATCGAACACAATAGTCGCAACATATGTAGCAATATTAGCAGATGcagtacacaacacacacactcctctgCAAGGCAGTACTCAACATTTACACTGCAACAAAAATCCTCACTTTCACAGGTTGCACGAAGCTTGGGCTCTTGATTTAAgataaaaagacttcacgaagtcaaCTTCTGGTTAAAGTTAAGGACAGCTAATAGCTACAGCTAGTATGTAACATCCACTCCTCTGCTGGAATTCACCCGACATAAAACACCCTGCGGCAAAATCAACCTTGAAAGGAGAGAGAGTTTGTTATGGATTACATGTATCTCCTCTTGGGACATTGCAGCCAAAATCATGCTAAAAACACTTGTTCTTTTCGGCTCTCGGTAAGATCCTCTGTTATATCATGCAGTTCATATGGGAAACCAATAAACTCAGAACAGAGGTTGTAAAGCAATGAAGtttgcatttttcatgatccgatattttttttatatccaCTCAAAAGCGGCGTGTATAACCTCCACCTAACTATAACTGTCAGGTACACACTTTAATATTTGCTATAGCTATGGCGTAACTAAGTAAATAAAAGGCGGGCTACGCCCCAAGCGTGTTAAATCAAGTCTGTATACTTACACTGAATTGAACAAGTAGGCACGGCCTTGGCTGCCTTGGAACGACTGAAAGTGAAACACAACAACTCAATCATCAGATTAGATCATAAAGTTTCAATGAAGACTGAAAGGGAAGAAGTATATCATCAGATTAGATTAACACATTTTAAAGATTGACTGAAACTGAAGAACTACATCATCCGAGTAGGTCATCAGATTAGATAACAAATGTTTACGATTAACTGAAACTGAAGAACCACATCATCTGTTTCAAGTAACAACGGAAACAGAAGAGTTAAATCATCAGAAACTATAATAATTGCTAAATAACAAATCATTTTAATGCTGACTAGTTACAAGTGTGGGGTGACTGAGGATCAATCAAATCATTTTAATGCTGACTAGTTACAAGTGTGGGGTGACTGAGGATCAATCAAATCATTTTAATGCTGACTAGTTACAAGTGTGGGGTGACTGAGGATCAATCAAATCATTTTAATGCTGACTAGTTACAAGTGTGGGGTGACTGAGGATCAATCAAATCATTTTAATGCTGACTAGTTACAAGTGTGGGGTAACTGAGGATCAATCAAATCATTTTAATGCTGACTAGTTACAAGTGTGGGGTAACTGAGGATCAATCAAATCATTTTAATGCTGACTAGTTACAAGTGTGGGGTGACTGAGGATCAATCAAATCATTTTAATGCTGACTAGTTACAAGTGTGGGGTGACTGAGGATCAATCAAATCATTTTAATGCTGACTAGTTACAAGTGTGGGGTGACTGAGGATCAATCAAATCATTTTAATGCTGACTAGTTACAAGTGTGGGGTGACTGAGGATCAATCAAATCATTTTAATGCTGACTAGTTACAAGTGTGGGGTAACTGAGGATCAATCAAATCATTTTAATGCTGACTAGTTACAAGTGTGGGGTAACTGAGGATCAATCAAATCATTTTAATGCTGACTAGTTACAAGTGTGGGGTGACTGAGGATCAATCAAATCATTTTAATGCTGACTAGTTACAAGTGTGGGGTGACTGAGGATCAATCAAATCATTTTAATGCTGACTAGTTACAAGTGTGGGGTGACTGAGGATCAATCAAATCATTTTAATGCTGACTAGTTACAAGTGTGGGGTGACTGAGGATCAATCAAATCATTTTAATGCTGACTAGTTACAAGTGTGGGGTGACTGAGGATCAATCAAATCATTTTAATGCTGACTAGTTACAAGTGTGGGGT
Encoded proteins:
- the LOC138975036 gene encoding protein yippee-like 1, with protein sequence MVKTFQAYLPNKCHRTYSCVHCRAHLANHDELISKSFQGSQGRAYLFNSVVNVGCGPAEERVLLTGLHAVADIYCECCKTTLGWKYEHAFESSQKYKEGKYIIELAHMIKDNGWE